From the Microthrixaceae bacterium genome, one window contains:
- a CDS encoding metalloregulator ArsR/SmtB family transcription factor, whose translation MKKIATVDECCPQVLNAPLDADEADLLAAGFKALADPVRLRLLSLIANAPGGTACSCDLEEPVGKSQPTVSHHLSLLADAGLITKEKVGRWVNCTIVSERLEALRDALDSRTP comes from the coding sequence GTGAAGAAGATCGCCACGGTCGACGAGTGCTGTCCTCAGGTCCTCAACGCACCGCTCGACGCAGACGAAGCCGACCTGCTCGCCGCGGGATTCAAGGCGTTGGCGGATCCGGTGCGCTTGCGGCTGCTGTCGCTCATCGCCAACGCTCCCGGCGGGACCGCCTGTTCGTGCGACCTCGAAGAGCCGGTCGGGAAGTCGCAGCCGACGGTGTCGCATCATCTGTCATTGCTCGCCGACGCCGGGTTGATCACCAAGGAGAAGGTCGGCCGCTGGGTCAACTGCACGATCGTTTCCGAGCGACTCGAAGCGCTGCGCGACGCACTCGACTCCCGAACGCCCTGA
- a CDS encoding type II toxin-antitoxin system prevent-host-death family antitoxin, producing MATQESEIPRLSQRELRNESGRVLREVGEGQSFILTNNGVPVGKLSPLDAPTPTLKIVRPSKRSGGWADLRIVRKQATQPLNVTIDEMREDRL from the coding sequence ATGGCGACCCAAGAATCTGAGATACCGCGTTTGTCACAAAGGGAACTGCGCAACGAGTCTGGGCGTGTGCTCCGCGAGGTGGGCGAAGGCCAATCGTTCATACTCACCAACAACGGAGTGCCGGTCGGCAAGCTTTCTCCGCTTGATGCGCCAACACCAACGTTGAAGATTGTCCGCCCATCGAAGCGCAGCGGTGGCTGGGCCGACCTGCGCATCGTGCGAAAACAAGCAACGCAACCACTCAACGTAACCATCGACGAAATGCGGGAGGACCGGCTGTGA
- a CDS encoding arsenate reductase ArsC, protein MSDSPRPTEDRPTEDRPTVLFLCIHNAGRSQMALGWFRHLAAGRATAWSGGSEPAEQLNPVAVAAMAEVGIDIAAEQPRRWTDANLRSAEVVITMGCGDTCTYYPGKRYEDWALDDPAGQDLDAVRRIRDDIERRVRALLDTLAPGHPTHTLAPGHPTHTLAPGHPTHTLAPGHPTHS, encoded by the coding sequence GTGAGCGATTCCCCCCGCCCGACCGAAGACCGTCCGACCGAAGACCGTCCGACCGTACTGTTTCTGTGCATACACAACGCCGGTCGGTCACAGATGGCGCTCGGGTGGTTCCGTCACCTTGCCGCAGGTCGAGCGACGGCCTGGTCTGGAGGCAGCGAACCGGCCGAGCAGCTCAACCCCGTCGCCGTGGCCGCCATGGCCGAGGTCGGCATCGACATCGCCGCCGAACAGCCACGACGCTGGACCGACGCCAACCTGCGCAGCGCGGAGGTTGTCATCACCATGGGGTGCGGGGACACCTGCACCTATTACCCCGGCAAACGCTACGAGGACTGGGCCCTCGACGACCCCGCCGGCCAGGACCTCGACGCCGTCAGACGAATCCGCGACGACATCGAACGCCGCGTACGGGCGTTGCTCGACACGCTGGCGCCCGGACACCCGACCCACACGCTGGCGCCCGGACACCCGACCCACACGCTGGCGCCCGGACACCCGACCCACACGCTGGCGCCCGGACACCCGACCCACAGTTGA
- a CDS encoding VOC family protein, producing the protein MSRIQLALNVSDIDQAVEFYSKLFAAEPAKRKPGYANFAIADPPLKLVLIEGAVGGTLNHLGVEVDTAPEVEAAESRLSGDGLDTTGVDDTTCCYAHKTETWVTDPDGAPWEVYVKTGDAEQMTNSQRADAGSASASASGAASASANSCC; encoded by the coding sequence ATGTCACGAATCCAACTCGCCCTCAACGTGTCCGATATCGACCAGGCCGTCGAGTTCTACTCCAAGCTGTTCGCCGCGGAGCCCGCCAAGCGCAAACCCGGATACGCCAACTTCGCCATCGCCGACCCGCCACTCAAGCTCGTCCTCATCGAAGGCGCCGTGGGTGGCACCCTCAACCACCTCGGCGTCGAAGTCGACACCGCACCCGAGGTTGAGGCGGCCGAATCCCGCTTGTCCGGCGACGGGCTCGACACCACCGGCGTCGACGACACGACCTGTTGCTACGCCCACAAGACCGAAACGTGGGTCACCGACCCCGACGGCGCCCCCTGGGAGGTCTACGTCAAGACCGGCGACGCCGAGCAGATGACCAACTCGCAGCGCGCCGACGCCGGCTCAGCCTCAGCCTCAGCCTCGGGCGCCGCCTCAGCCTCGGCCAACAGCTGCTGTTGA
- a CDS encoding alpha/beta hydrolase yields MTLHPAFAAYLDELNVLVAKSRDEGVEPTAASAREALASLNRFAEPSTPVARIFEARIGYSSDSGAVEVPVRVYVPRPEEPSDVIVFVHGGGHMAGDLDVYDFSARRTAAATGMVVVSVDYRRSPETPFPGGLTDTYHVVSQLEEVLAGVAHTGRVHAVADSGGAAKVASIAMRVAAGEWASPIERQVLLYPSLDYTLSGASVRQFAEGYFLESDRVEWYFDNYLPPGTDRAAVSPLFGPVCADHPDTLVIAAEYDPLLSEAERYVARLIEAGARAQLIVAPGMIHAYLFFEHLVPDEVATTYEVIARFLRTGEATWDPSSQ; encoded by the coding sequence TTGACGCTGCATCCGGCCTTTGCTGCCTACCTTGACGAGTTGAATGTGCTCGTGGCCAAGAGCCGCGACGAGGGCGTCGAGCCAACCGCGGCGTCGGCCCGTGAGGCGCTGGCGAGCCTGAACCGATTCGCCGAACCCTCCACACCGGTTGCTCGAATCTTCGAGGCTCGGATCGGCTATTCCTCCGATTCGGGTGCGGTCGAGGTGCCGGTGCGGGTGTATGTGCCCCGACCGGAGGAGCCGTCCGACGTCATCGTGTTCGTGCACGGCGGCGGACACATGGCCGGCGACCTCGACGTCTACGACTTCTCGGCCCGACGCACCGCCGCGGCAACCGGCATGGTCGTCGTGTCGGTGGACTATCGACGCTCACCCGAGACCCCGTTTCCCGGCGGCCTCACCGACACCTACCACGTGGTTTCGCAGCTCGAGGAGGTGCTGGCGGGCGTGGCCCACACCGGCCGGGTCCATGCGGTGGCCGATTCGGGCGGCGCCGCCAAGGTCGCATCGATTGCGATGCGCGTCGCCGCAGGGGAGTGGGCCTCGCCGATCGAACGCCAAGTGTTGCTGTATCCGAGTCTCGACTACACGCTGAGCGGTGCGTCGGTTCGCCAATTCGCCGAGGGCTACTTCCTCGAATCCGATCGGGTCGAGTGGTACTTCGACAACTACCTGCCGCCCGGAACCGACCGCGCCGCGGTGTCGCCGCTGTTCGGGCCCGTTTGCGCCGATCATCCCGACACCCTCGTGATCGCGGCCGAATACGACCCGCTGCTCTCCGAAGCCGAGCGATATGTCGCCCGCTTGATCGAGGCCGGCGCACGGGCCCAGCTGATCGTCGCCCCCGGAATGATCCATGCGTACCTCTTCTTCGAACACCTCGTTCCCGACGAAGTCGCCACGACCTATGAGGTCATCGCCCGGTTCCTGCGCACGGGCGAGGCAACCTGGGATCCGTCTTCTCAGTGA
- a CDS encoding type II toxin-antitoxin system VapC family toxin, with protein MSDPVVVYVDTSALGALLVEEPHSNALTTWLDETSATLVSSDLLETELRRLAVREHVDHADVTQLLDGVSLAALDRAVYRNAGFLPMPYLRTLDALHLEAANRLDVHAVLTYDRRLQESARELGFGVIAPGAEPVRPH; from the coding sequence GTGAGCGACCCTGTCGTCGTCTACGTCGATACGTCTGCGCTTGGGGCCCTCCTCGTCGAAGAGCCGCACAGCAACGCGCTGACGACATGGCTGGATGAAACCTCAGCGACGCTGGTTTCAAGCGACCTCCTGGAGACCGAACTGCGGCGCCTTGCTGTACGAGAACATGTCGACCACGCCGATGTCACCCAACTGCTCGATGGCGTGTCGCTTGCCGCGCTCGACCGTGCCGTCTACCGCAACGCCGGATTTCTCCCAATGCCATACCTTCGGACCCTTGATGCGCTTCACCTCGAGGCGGCCAACCGGCTCGACGTCCACGCGGTGCTCACCTACGACCGCCGGTTGCAAGAATCTGCGAGAGAACTCGGCTTTGGCGTCATCGCTCCCGGGGCCGAGCCGGTGCGACCCCACTGA
- a CDS encoding alpha/beta hydrolase, giving the protein MSELLAGLKIDHVATPRLRTAVLVDERHDGEPVVFVHGNVSSSLFWQESILALPDGFRGIAPDLRGFGESETAPVDATRGLGDFADDLYSLLDTLDIDRAHFVGWSMGGGIVMRILLERPEMVASLTLVSPVSPYGFGGTKGASGEPVTADGAGAGGGSANPDFVAALAAGDRGDDSPTSPRNVLNGAYFANEFRSPLEETFLDSMLTTKVGDDNYPGDATGSENWPGFAPGTRGVLNTMVPGVHDVSGIVGVSPKPPILWVHGSKDVIVSDASMFDLATLGRMDVVPGWPGEDACPPQPMVTQTRAVLDDYAAAGGSYREVELDCGHSAMVERPDEFQAALAQVLRG; this is encoded by the coding sequence ATGAGTGAGCTGTTGGCCGGGCTGAAGATCGATCACGTGGCGACCCCGCGTCTGCGCACGGCGGTGCTGGTCGACGAACGCCACGACGGTGAACCGGTCGTGTTCGTGCACGGAAACGTGAGTTCGTCGTTGTTCTGGCAGGAATCGATCCTGGCCCTTCCCGACGGATTCCGGGGCATCGCACCGGACCTTCGCGGGTTTGGCGAATCCGAGACCGCACCGGTGGATGCGACGCGTGGGCTCGGCGACTTCGCCGACGACCTGTACTCGCTGCTCGACACCCTCGACATCGACCGAGCCCATTTCGTCGGTTGGAGCATGGGCGGCGGCATCGTCATGCGCATCCTGCTCGAACGACCCGAAATGGTCGCAAGCCTGACCCTGGTCAGCCCCGTTTCCCCCTACGGGTTCGGTGGCACGAAGGGGGCATCGGGGGAACCGGTGACCGCCGATGGCGCCGGAGCCGGCGGCGGCAGTGCGAACCCCGACTTCGTGGCGGCGCTCGCTGCAGGCGACCGAGGTGACGATTCGCCGACGTCGCCGCGCAACGTGCTCAACGGTGCGTATTTCGCCAACGAGTTCCGGTCGCCGCTCGAAGAGACGTTCCTCGACTCGATGCTCACCACCAAGGTCGGTGACGACAACTACCCGGGCGACGCGACCGGTTCGGAGAATTGGCCGGGGTTCGCACCGGGAACCCGAGGCGTGCTGAACACGATGGTGCCGGGCGTCCACGACGTGTCCGGGATCGTCGGGGTCTCCCCGAAGCCGCCGATCCTGTGGGTGCACGGGTCCAAGGACGTCATCGTGTCGGACGCCTCGATGTTCGATCTGGCGACGCTGGGCCGCATGGACGTCGTACCCGGTTGGCCGGGCGAGGATGCCTGCCCACCCCAGCCGATGGTGACCCAGACCCGGGCGGTGCTCGACGACTACGCCGCGGCCGGCGGTTCCTATCGCGAAGTCGAACTCGATTGTGGCCACAGCGCCATGGTGGAACGACCCGACGAATTCCAAGCGGCGCTCGCACAGGTCCTGCGCGGCTGA
- a CDS encoding MarR family transcriptional regulator, whose product MGKRRQQQFEESGAEDDLLVVIQRLGRLIGSRQVAGRITDAAGVEISQQGVQILRSLLRHGELPIAGVAAAAHMDISAVSRQLGPLEEAGLTARGAAKDDGRVVLIRLTPSGRRVAQRIRSVGLRHLQASLIAWSADEKHQLAELLGRLIDDMQRTDSERVDD is encoded by the coding sequence GTGGGCAAGCGTAGGCAACAACAGTTCGAGGAGTCGGGGGCTGAGGACGATCTTCTCGTTGTGATCCAGCGCCTGGGTCGCCTGATTGGGAGCCGTCAGGTCGCGGGTCGAATCACCGATGCTGCAGGTGTTGAGATCTCCCAACAGGGTGTGCAGATTCTCCGCTCGTTGCTGCGTCACGGTGAGTTACCCATCGCCGGCGTCGCCGCCGCTGCACACATGGACATCTCCGCGGTGAGTCGCCAGCTCGGGCCGCTGGAGGAGGCCGGACTGACCGCGCGCGGCGCGGCCAAAGACGATGGCCGAGTGGTGCTCATCCGGCTCACGCCAAGCGGCCGACGTGTTGCTCAGCGAATCCGCAGTGTCGGCCTTCGACATCTCCAAGCGTCGCTCATCGCATGGTCGGCCGACGAGAAGCATCAACTGGCGGAGTTGCTGGGCCGCCTGATCGATGACATGCAGCGCACCGATAGCGAACGTGTCGACGACTGA
- a CDS encoding Ig-like domain-containing protein produces MVIRSHLNRLCAILAMVPVVLLTAVVGLGLSAIPASAAAIDSSWTLTTSTTNVQKTSSVEVNCTWAVPDDAVSGDTFSLTLPAQLDWRGALTFSLMDPTGTEPVATAVVAPDGRTVEFTLTAYVNGRNNVNGTCRFFTQWTEATTATETKTVYFDAGGVQVPLEVGVVPTCTVNCYIDHTIATKHGWDAGNGQVRWVIATPAPRDLGVDQGGNVVTIHDKATAANGFTFNCEEVIVRRGTTVGGGSGFLQSPYNQTTWRNSTGNFPAGSYCTPTELHLEVTNIAADQMVEVWVLGAPIAGYAGEFFTNEASVQINALEAEVDDARVRNQNASGDGSGDAGSGDGDAGNNGSGSAGAGSGNTTTTTSTTVPETTTTTTSTTVPETTTTADGLTAPTTAPTGVRGASDAPVDYLGNATRRGGTSVLAFTGSSNTPLAVAAVMLIIGSALVVVARRKVEMEPKS; encoded by the coding sequence ATGGTTATCCGATCCCATCTCAACCGCCTCTGCGCCATCTTGGCGATGGTTCCCGTGGTCCTGCTCACCGCTGTCGTCGGTCTTGGACTCTCGGCAATTCCGGCAAGTGCAGCCGCCATCGACTCCTCCTGGACGCTGACCACCTCAACGACCAACGTTCAGAAGACATCATCGGTCGAGGTGAACTGCACCTGGGCCGTCCCCGACGATGCTGTCTCCGGCGACACCTTCAGCCTGACGCTTCCAGCCCAGCTCGATTGGCGGGGCGCTCTCACCTTCTCGCTGATGGACCCGACCGGCACCGAGCCTGTCGCCACGGCGGTTGTTGCACCCGATGGCAGGACCGTCGAGTTCACGCTCACCGCCTATGTGAACGGACGAAACAACGTCAACGGAACCTGCCGGTTCTTCACCCAGTGGACCGAAGCGACAACCGCGACCGAAACCAAGACCGTGTACTTCGACGCAGGGGGCGTTCAGGTGCCGCTCGAAGTCGGCGTCGTGCCGACCTGTACGGTCAACTGCTACATCGACCACACCATCGCTACCAAGCACGGGTGGGATGCAGGCAACGGCCAGGTCCGGTGGGTCATCGCCACGCCCGCCCCTCGCGACCTCGGCGTGGATCAGGGTGGCAACGTCGTCACCATCCACGACAAAGCAACCGCAGCGAATGGCTTCACGTTCAACTGCGAGGAGGTCATCGTTCGACGCGGCACCACCGTTGGCGGCGGTTCGGGCTTCCTGCAGTCCCCCTACAACCAGACCACCTGGCGCAACTCGACGGGCAACTTCCCCGCTGGCAGTTACTGCACGCCTACCGAACTCCACCTCGAAGTCACCAACATTGCGGCAGACCAGATGGTGGAAGTCTGGGTCCTCGGCGCGCCGATCGCTGGCTACGCCGGAGAGTTCTTCACCAACGAGGCGTCGGTTCAGATCAACGCACTCGAGGCCGAGGTCGACGACGCTCGCGTCCGCAACCAGAACGCCAGCGGCGATGGTTCGGGCGACGCTGGTTCGGGCGACGGCGACGCTGGCAATAATGGCTCTGGTTCGGCCGGCGCTGGTTCAGGTAACACGACCACCACGACCTCGACGACGGTGCCGGAGACCACGACCACCACGACATCGACGACGGTGCCGGAGACCACGACCACTGCCGACGGTCTGACCGCCCCTACAACGGCTCCCACCGGAGTCCGTGGAGCCTCAGACGCTCCTGTCGATTACCTCGGAAACGCCACTCGTCGTGGCGGAACCTCGGTTCTCGCCTTCACCGGATCGTCGAACACCCCGCTGGCCGTCGCCGCGGTGATGCTGATCATCGGCTCGGCGCTCGTCGTGGTCGCTCGACGCAAGGTCGAGATGGAACCAAAGTCATGA
- a CDS encoding DUF1801 domain-containing protein, protein MERIETVGGIETVATIKTKPTGSDVTAFLDAVPNERRRAEGHEVCALFARVTGAPAVMWGPSIVGFGSKPYTNTTGTNEWFIVGFSPRANALTLYGIHDGYGPADPLLQQLGPHTTGKGCLYLKRLSEVDREVLERLVVQAWRNANDGSAT, encoded by the coding sequence GTGGAACGAATCGAGACCGTGGGAGGGATCGAGACCGTGGCAACGATCAAGACCAAGCCGACCGGTAGCGACGTCACAGCGTTCTTGGATGCGGTGCCGAACGAGCGGCGTCGAGCGGAAGGCCACGAGGTGTGCGCATTGTTCGCGCGCGTGACCGGTGCGCCGGCGGTCATGTGGGGTCCGTCCATCGTGGGGTTCGGATCGAAGCCCTACACGAACACGACCGGAACGAACGAGTGGTTCATCGTGGGCTTTTCGCCCCGTGCGAACGCTCTCACCCTGTACGGGATCCATGACGGGTACGGACCCGCCGACCCGCTGCTCCAGCAACTGGGTCCGCACACGACCGGGAAGGGTTGTCTCTACCTGAAGCGTCTCTCCGAGGTCGACAGGGAGGTGCTGGAGCGTCTCGTCGTGCAGGCCTGGCGGAACGCGAACGACGGCTCTGCGACGTAA
- a CDS encoding SDR family oxidoreductase — MHTSRLRCRDRVALVTGASQGGTGTAIARRLAAEGATVAIVARSADGLATTRRLIEDDGGRALPFVVDLADPDGGRNHLVDTVTEQIGPVDILVNNAAANGYRPFDEWTDRQIDINHQVNVLAPWRLMADVAPTMRARGEGWIVNVTSFAAQHPPGPPFPTTRVALQGAGYGTTKAALNRLTTSVAAELAPFGIAVNALAPQAAIATPHLVASGAVPADRFEPLETMAEAALALATADPATLSGQITRSIELLIALGRNVRQLDGTGSVDGWGQVEMASFVDHQRSILESNGWSDPFGTT; from the coding sequence ATGCACACCTCACGCCTTCGCTGCCGTGATCGCGTAGCGCTCGTAACGGGAGCATCCCAGGGTGGCACCGGCACCGCAATCGCCCGCCGACTCGCAGCCGAGGGCGCCACCGTCGCCATCGTGGCGCGCAGCGCGGACGGCCTCGCTACGACCAGACGCCTCATCGAGGACGACGGCGGGCGGGCCCTGCCCTTCGTTGTCGACCTCGCCGATCCCGACGGCGGCCGCAACCACCTCGTCGACACAGTCACCGAACAGATCGGCCCCGTCGACATCCTGGTCAACAACGCAGCGGCGAATGGCTATCGACCCTTCGACGAGTGGACCGACCGCCAGATCGACATCAACCACCAGGTCAACGTCTTGGCCCCGTGGCGCCTGATGGCCGACGTCGCGCCCACGATGCGCGCCCGTGGCGAGGGCTGGATCGTCAACGTGACGAGTTTCGCCGCCCAGCATCCCCCCGGCCCCCCGTTTCCGACCACCCGGGTGGCGTTGCAGGGAGCGGGCTACGGAACGACCAAGGCCGCACTCAACCGGTTGACGACCTCCGTCGCCGCCGAACTCGCCCCCTTTGGCATCGCCGTCAATGCCCTGGCACCCCAGGCGGCGATCGCCACCCCTCACCTCGTCGCGTCCGGCGCGGTCCCAGCGGACCGCTTCGAACCGCTCGAGACCATGGCCGAGGCGGCATTGGCACTCGCGACCGCCGACCCCGCCACGCTGAGCGGGCAGATCACACGAAGCATCGAGTTGCTGATCGCCCTCGGCCGAAACGTCCGCCAGCTCGACGGGACCGGAAGTGTGGACGGCTGGGGGCAGGTGGAGATGGCGTCGTTCGTCGACCATCAACGCTCGATCCTGGAGTCCAACGGGTGGAGCGATCCGTTCGGTACGACCTGA
- a CDS encoding type II toxin-antitoxin system VapC family toxin, with the protein MIAVDTSAVVAVVLGEDEAESMLAQIQQNPSIMSAATLLEASIVVEARQGPDATRDLQLLVDAAIEITPFDLDHTRVAFEAWQRFGKGRHRAGLNLGDCFAYATASLAGVPLLFKGSDFTQTDIASVL; encoded by the coding sequence TTGATCGCCGTCGATACCTCAGCGGTGGTGGCTGTCGTGCTCGGCGAGGACGAGGCGGAGTCGATGTTGGCTCAGATCCAACAGAACCCATCGATCATGTCAGCGGCCACCCTGCTGGAGGCCTCGATCGTCGTCGAGGCGCGTCAGGGGCCTGATGCGACACGGGATCTGCAACTCCTCGTCGATGCGGCAATCGAGATCACCCCGTTTGACCTCGATCACACCCGGGTGGCCTTCGAGGCCTGGCAACGGTTCGGCAAAGGACGCCATCGTGCCGGACTGAATCTGGGCGACTGCTTCGCCTACGCAACGGCGTCCCTCGCCGGAGTCCCGCTGCTGTTCAAGGGGTCCGATTTCACACAGACCGATATCGCATCGGTCCTGTGA
- a CDS encoding aquaporin family protein: protein MRRSPDTLRPTPLQPDTLRPGALSGGRAAVAEALGTGLLVAVVVGSGIAAQRLSPDDLGLQLLQNSLATGAGLAALIAVFEPVSGAHFNPVVTLIDWFGGAIRSATATAYIAAQILGAGLGCMIANLMFDLDAVAVSHTERSSSGVWLGEVVATFGLMMVILGLGRTGRARFAPFAVGGYITAAYWFTSSTSFANPAVTLGRTLTDTFTGIAPSSAAPFIAFQLIGGTLAFALSRYLHPSTHPSTERPTKPGAAQ from the coding sequence TTGAGACGCTCGCCCGACACGCTGCGGCCCACCCCGCTGCAGCCCGACACGCTGCGGCCCGGCGCGCTGTCCGGGGGCCGGGCCGCGGTCGCCGAGGCGCTCGGCACCGGGCTGCTCGTGGCCGTCGTCGTCGGATCCGGCATCGCCGCTCAGCGGCTCTCCCCCGACGACCTCGGCCTGCAACTCCTGCAGAACTCGCTCGCAACCGGTGCAGGCCTCGCCGCTCTCATCGCCGTGTTCGAACCGGTCTCGGGCGCCCACTTCAACCCGGTCGTCACCCTCATCGACTGGTTCGGCGGCGCCATCCGATCAGCGACCGCCACCGCCTACATCGCCGCCCAGATCCTCGGTGCCGGCCTCGGCTGCATGATCGCCAACCTCATGTTCGACCTCGACGCGGTCGCCGTCTCACACACGGAGCGGTCATCGTCGGGAGTATGGCTCGGCGAGGTGGTCGCCACGTTCGGGCTCATGATGGTCATCCTCGGACTCGGTCGCACCGGACGAGCGAGGTTCGCGCCGTTCGCAGTCGGCGGGTACATCACCGCCGCCTACTGGTTCACCTCCTCAACGAGCTTCGCCAACCCCGCAGTCACTCTCGGGCGGACCCTGACCGACACCTTCACTGGAATCGCACCGTCGAGCGCAGCGCCCTTCATCGCGTTCCAATTGATCGGCGGCACCCTCGCCTTCGCCCTATCCCGCTACCTCCACCCCAGCACCCACCCCTCCACCGAACGACCCACTAAACCAGGAGCAGCCCAGTGA
- a CDS encoding nitroreductase family deazaflavin-dependent oxidoreductase translates to MRVMVTGATGYVGAHTTAAFVAAGHSVVALVRSVDRLIEPMAALGVAVPETVIGDMNDSEAVRSALSTCDAVVHCADVHCADVHCDAEVSTDPRSDGLMIERNRNGTRTVLGLAHELGLDPIIHISSTSALFEPGVAALTPDHPIGRSSMPHARSMPHARSAAACEKVARDLQADGAPVVIVYPSGILGPGAGAALGEPATQMARLVARFVASGVMPTRHAALSIIDVRDLAAVIVRLLEPDRGVRRIMCGGHFVGLATLATELRRLTGRRFPVAPVPPAALRWAGSVIDAVRGRFNFETESTYEAMELVTRWNGTDDTSMTDLGIELRPLSDTLAASLSAWSEAGLVTSRQLGAFEPAMGRPARPPRGIRVPGRVMSSRPLRKFGPRVFPPLHRAIDRLSGGRIIGDSRASPLMILEHTGAKTLTVRRTPLAVVPRSCGTFLALGSNFAQESHPAWTTNLLAHPSTTMHFRGRDIAVEAVLLTGQERADAWDEAITWYPGWVRYAQFTDREFRLFELVPEGHERHPTKRCEP, encoded by the coding sequence ATGCGAGTGATGGTGACCGGGGCGACCGGTTACGTCGGGGCGCATACCACCGCGGCGTTCGTCGCCGCCGGCCATAGCGTCGTCGCGCTCGTTCGCAGCGTCGACCGATTGATCGAGCCGATGGCGGCGCTCGGTGTCGCCGTTCCCGAGACGGTGATCGGGGACATGAACGACAGCGAAGCGGTTCGTTCCGCGTTGAGCACCTGCGACGCCGTTGTTCACTGCGCCGATGTCCACTGCGCCGATGTCCACTGCGACGCCGAGGTGTCGACGGATCCTCGTAGCGACGGGTTGATGATCGAACGGAACCGCAACGGCACCCGTACCGTGCTCGGCCTCGCCCATGAGCTCGGGCTCGACCCCATCATTCACATCTCGAGCACCAGCGCCCTGTTCGAGCCCGGGGTCGCAGCGTTGACTCCCGACCATCCCATCGGCCGGTCGTCGATGCCGCACGCACGATCGATGCCGCACGCACGATCGGCGGCGGCGTGCGAAAAGGTGGCTCGCGACCTCCAAGCCGACGGTGCCCCGGTCGTGATCGTGTACCCGAGCGGAATTCTCGGCCCCGGCGCCGGTGCGGCGCTCGGCGAACCCGCCACCCAGATGGCTCGCTTGGTAGCTCGCTTCGTTGCCAGCGGCGTGATGCCTACCCGTCACGCCGCACTTTCGATCATCGACGTCCGAGATCTCGCCGCGGTCATCGTTCGGCTTCTCGAACCGGACCGGGGTGTTCGCCGGATCATGTGCGGAGGCCATTTCGTCGGTCTCGCCACCCTCGCCACCGAGTTGCGACGACTCACCGGCCGCCGCTTTCCGGTCGCCCCGGTGCCTCCCGCAGCCTTGCGGTGGGCCGGGTCGGTGATCGACGCGGTGCGAGGGCGGTTCAATTTCGAGACCGAATCGACCTACGAAGCGATGGAGCTGGTGACCCGGTGGAACGGAACCGACGACACCTCGATGACCGACCTCGGCATCGAACTCCGCCCGCTCAGCGACACTCTTGCTGCGTCGTTGTCAGCCTGGTCGGAGGCCGGCCTGGTCACGTCTCGTCAGCTCGGAGCGTTCGAACCGGCAATGGGCAGGCCGGCACGCCCGCCGCGCGGCATTCGCGTCCCGGGCAGGGTGATGAGCTCTCGGCCGCTGCGCAAGTTCGGGCCGAGGGTCTTTCCCCCGCTTCACCGGGCGATCGACCGACTCAGCGGCGGTCGCATCATCGGCGACAGTCGAGCCTCGCCGTTGATGATCCTCGAACACACCGGAGCCAAGACGCTGACCGTTCGCCGCACACCGCTGGCGGTGGTCCCACGTTCCTGTGGAACGTTTCTGGCTCTCGGCAGCAACTTCGCGCAAGAAAGCCACCCGGCGTGGACGACCAACCTGCTGGCTCACCCCTCGACGACGATGCACTTTCGAGGACGCGACATCGCGGTCGAGGCCGTCCTCTTGACGGGTCAGGAACGTGCCGACGCCTGGGACGAGGCCATCACGTGGTATCCGGGGTGGGTGCGATACGCGCAGTTCACCGACCGGGAGTTTCGGCTCTTCGAACTCGTGCCCGAGGGCCACGAACGACATCCGACCAAGCGCTGCGAACCATGA
- a CDS encoding type II toxin-antitoxin system VapB family antitoxin: MALNIKDPETDRLVRELAALTGESITEATRRAVTERLDTVRRRARTSPDLTDIIERGRSRAILDPRPIEEILGYDSEGLPR; this comes from the coding sequence ATGGCGCTCAACATCAAAGACCCGGAGACAGACCGACTCGTGCGAGAGCTCGCCGCGCTCACCGGCGAGTCGATCACCGAGGCAACCCGCCGAGCGGTCACCGAGCGGCTCGACACGGTGCGCCGGCGAGCCCGGACATCACCGGATCTCACCGACATCATCGAACGTGGGCGCTCACGAGCGATCCTCGATCCCCGGCCGATCGAGGAGATCCTCGGTTACGACAGCGAAGGGCTACCTCGTTGA